The Oceanispirochaeta sp. M1 genomic interval ACATCTGTTGAGGATTATCCGGGGGGTGTTGCAAATGAAGAGTATATCTTCCATCTCTCGGACTCTCTAACACGTAATGATATTATCACGGGTAGAATTGTCATCAGACCCCTCTCAATTTATGATGCTGAAGGTAATCCCTACAGGGATAAGTTTATTCATAGAGTATCTGACCTTGGTATAGATCTGGTGGAACCTGTCTGGGCCTCTGACGGTATACATGAAGAATCGATTCAATCAGGAACATCAATGAGAGTCTTTGATGGTACGGGACGCCTGATGGATAGAGACATCCTGATGCAGATCCGTATTAATGCTTCTGCGGCGGAAAATACTTCCTTAAGTATGTATTTTGATTCCAATGTATCCGATTCTCAGGTTGTAAATGACCTATGGCTCCCTGTGTATCATCCTGTGCTTGCACCTGTCGGGAACTTTTCGGCCCGTTATGTTAATGCATCTGAAGTCCTTGGGAATGGATTGCAGAATTTTATTATTTCATCCACTGACCCGGATATGGAAGTCGGAAATACAATGGAATTCATCTTTATGCTGGATAACTTGCCCTGTGTACGTTTATCAAACAGCAGCGATATCTGGAGTTTTGAGCCCTGGAAGTTCAGGGTGGAAGATATCCGTAAGCAGAGAGGTGGAGTTACTATTCTGAATAATGTACTCAATCCAAATAATGGGGACCATGCTGTACTGATGTATGAAGTAGACACTCCAGGTGTTGTAACGGCTCAGATCTTCACATTAAATGGTAACCTGGTCAAAATCCTCCATAGAGGAAGACAGGCCGAGGGTTCTTATCAATATGTCTGGGATGGACGAAATCACGGTGGAAATATTGTAGCCCGGGGTGTTTACTTTGTAAGGGTTGTCGGTCCGGATATGGATGAGATTCGAAAGATAATGGTTGTTAAGTAATTACCAGGGTGTTGAAGAATACTCCAGGACTGGTTCCGAAATTAGAATTGAGCCGGCAGAAAGTCTGTTCCAGCTATTATCTGTAATTCCCGGGTTTGAAGGAGAAATACTCAGTTCCATGACGGTCTCTTCAGAAATATCAGGAAGCTGAATGTTTTTTTCTGATGCCAGAATAAGCTGAGTCCATCCGCTGCTCCAGTCTCCTGAGTAGCTGCCTCCGTCTCTCAGAGAGTAGAGGTCTGAAAGAAGTTGTGTCTCATAGAATACCTGGTAGTCTTCCACGTTCAGCTGGTTTTCTGAGTCATATCCCTGTATTCCCAGTTCAATACGATCTGCATGGAAGCAATTATTGACAGCGCTTAGATCTGCTTCTTTAACCCAGACCGAAAAACGGTAATATCCTGATATCAGTTCCAGGTCAGTTCTGTGATCCAGGTTCATCTTTAATCTAAGCTTGAGGTCAAACTCACCCTCTGGAGACCTGACAACCATCATGTTATCATAGGATCCACCCTGTGATGAACCGGCAAAAGTCAGGGAGTCTGTGTTTAGTAAAACAGAATAACCTGAGGCTGTTATTCTGTTAGGGCTTCTTGATTCTGTTACTGTAGGATCAAGTGGTGGGTATGTATTCCTGATGCTTATATCCTGGAGGTCGGAAGATCCTCCGATTCCACCAAAGGACTGAAAGTAATAATAGTCTCCCAGGTCTGGTTCTGTCGTTGTAGAGTCCCATTGAGGAATATAGAAAATATTCAGAGGTGAACCCGTTCTATAATCATATTTAAAGAAATAGCTTTTATTGGGAGAGTATGTATTTGAATTTATCAAGGCATCTGTTAAGACTATTTTTGCCCTTTCGTCAGTACTAAGATTTATCCGTACAGTATTGTTGTCTATTTCGTAAGATCCGGAGTTGATAATCTCCAGTGTTCCCGGTATATCTCCTGTATCTACGAACTTTGTTGAACTATTATACAGAAACCAGGGCTCAGTAGTTAATCCTGTCTCAAAATCACCATTCTTCAGAAGGTTTTTAATCTCTAATCTATATGAGGGGCCTCCATTAGGACCTCCTGTGCTGCTGTCCAGGCTGTAATCCATATAGCTAGTTGCATCTGTGCCGCTTACAAATGAGTAATCGGGCATAAGCTCCCAGCTGTCTGTCTGCAGGCTGGTGGTGGATAGGAAGCTCTGTCCATCGTACTCTGTAAAGAGTTGTTCATCACAGCTGAATAATAATAGCAGGGCTGCTGAAATCCCCAGTATTCGGATAACTCGTTTCATACCTATAACATACTTCTCAAACTGAGATTTCTCAAGTTCAGAACTCTTTTGAATCATAACCATTCCTTTAGTTCTGTGAAATTTACATTAATCCAGTGTTGTTCCCGGATGGTAAGTGCTGCTTTTTCCAATCTTCTTCGAATCTCATCCATTTTCCGGACCTTCAGGATTTTGTCTTTTACTAGGAAATTCAGTTCAATACTGATCTCTCTGCCCACAACGACCATTCGCAGTTTATATTCAGCCTGTAGTTCACAGGCTATCCGTTCTGCTTCTGACTGAATTGGTTTTCTGTGTTCATCATCGGCCTCAATATAGAGGAATTCTCTAAAAGCAGAGATGAAACTCTTAATAGGAAAGGCAATGAAAATACCTGACATGAGTAATACCAGGGCCGGGTCTGCATAGGGGCTGATCCAGCTGTAACCTGTCCCCAGGGAGATGTAGGAAATCCCGAAACCCAGTAAAACGCCCAGGCTGAGGAGGGTGTCTCCCAGCCACTGGTTATACTCTGCATCAAGGAGACCGGAATTTATATTTCTATTTACGGTTCGTATTTTTATGGCTACGGCTATGCATCCCAATGTATTGATTACTGCATAAATCAGGGCCAGTCCGGGATCCACAAGGCGTCCCCCTTCCAGGATATCTGATAAAGCATTTACAGAAGATATCAGGCACATTCCCATAAGCATGACGGATTTAAAAATTATCAGAAGAGGTTCAAAATGAGCTTTTCCAAAGGGGAAGTGTTCATCATCTTTATGGTTATGTATCTCTTTCAGAACTACCAGTGAAAGGGAGGTCAGTCCCAGGCTGATAAAAGAGTATATTCCGTCGAAAATAATCATTCCTGAGTTGGTGTACAGTCCCCATGTTGTACCGAATAATGCAAAAAAAAGTGTTGCTGCAAGTGAGATATAGAGGATTTTTTTTTCTGTCATTAAATGGGCTCCTATGTGTAAAGGCCGGCTGTCCAATCGTTGCAGTCTCATGATAAAATGAGTCATGGATATGGATTACCCTCTTATTTCAGCAGTTATTCCTGTGTATAACCGCCCCGATCAATGCCTTGAGGCTGTTAAATCGGTTTTGGCTCAAACTTACAGGCCTCTCGAACTTATTATCGGCGATGATGGCTCAGAAGATCATACTTTGGATGTGATCCGCTCTTTTTTATCCGATTATGAGGGAGATATCTCTGTTAAGATACTGGAACTGGATCATTCAGGTTTCCCCGGTGCTGTCCGGAATAGCTGTGTTGAGAGGGCAGAAGGTGAATTTACAGCTTTTCTGGATTCTGATGATCTTTGGCGTCCGGGTAAGCTTCTCCATCAGTATGAGACAGTTCATAAGGATCATCCTGATTGTCTGATTTCTCATACCAGAGAAGAATGGAATCGTCGGGGAAAGATTATTTCTCAGGCGGGTATGGATCATAAGAGAGAAGGTTTCATCTTCACAGATGCCCTGAAAAAATGCATTATCGGTCCTTCGACGGTCATGATGCGCAGAGATTTATACAGGGAAACTCATGGTTTTCGTAGAGATATGGAGATAGCTGAAGATTATGAATACTGGCTTCGTCTGACGGCAGTCTACGAAATTTCTTTTCTGGATGAACCAATGACCATCAAGCGGGCAGGTCATGGAGATCAGTTGTCAGAAAAATATGGACAGATAGAAATTTTCAGGATCAGAGGCTTAAAGGATCTTGTGGATCAAACGTTTTTTACAGTGGATCTTCAGAAACTTGCCGCCAGGGAACTTTCCAGAAAATGCAGTGTTTACGGCAGAGGTTGTATGAAACGGGATAAGGAAGAAGAAGGGCAGGAATACCTCGATATGGCAGGGTATTACGAAATTATTGCCACTTCACCTTCGTCACTCTCTTAAGCTTTAAATTGGAAAATAATTTATTAAAAGGAAATAAATATGGGATCAGAAAAGAAAAAACAGCGGAGAATTGATAATCAGATTATGGGGCAGTTTTTTATCGATAGTCAGGCTGGAAGAGCAAGGCTGAAGGATGTGGAAGAGGTTAAAGAAATTCTCCTTGAACTGGGTGAACCTTTTTCCGAACTTATCACAGACAGAGAGCTTTTTTTCTTTTTTCTGATTTTCTCATGGAATCTTACATTTGCTCCTGAGGATAAGGTTGATGAGGAGCTTGATCACTTCCTGAAACCCTATATGCAGGTCGGTGATCGTTTTCATCAGGCATCACGGGAGCTGATACTCTCTATTGCAGAGAGGAAAAAGCAGCTCTTTCCCCAGGAGCAATATACTTTTGGATCTTTTGTTCCGGGGGAAAGCTGAGAGAGAAATCATACCGGACTCAGAGCCCTGCAGCTTCTTCTTTGATGATGGCTCTCAGTTCGGGGTCCTGCATGGCATAGCGGAGAGTGGCTCTCAGAAATCCTGAGGGTTCTCCTGTATCCAGGCGTTCACCTTCTGTCTCTTTATAGATAACTTTACCCTGATCCATCAGTTTCTGCAGTGCATAGAGGTGGTAGTATTCTCCCCCTGTATGTTTTTCCCAGCCTTCTTCCAGATACTTGAAGAACTCGGGTGTATAGAGGTAGCGTCCGATGGAAACTTCTTTGCTGGGCTCCTGTCCGGCCGCTGGTTTTTCAATCATTCCCTTTACATGAAGTTTATCTTCTGCAAGATCCAGGACACCATAGCGTTCCAGGTTGGGAGGATTGTGTATAGTGGCAAGGACGGAGCAACCGGTCTCTTTGTAACAG includes:
- a CDS encoding glycosyltransferase family A protein is translated as MDMDYPLISAVIPVYNRPDQCLEAVKSVLAQTYRPLELIIGDDGSEDHTLDVIRSFLSDYEGDISVKILELDHSGFPGAVRNSCVERAEGEFTAFLDSDDLWRPGKLLHQYETVHKDHPDCLISHTREEWNRRGKIISQAGMDHKREGFIFTDALKKCIIGPSTVMMRRDLYRETHGFRRDMEIAEDYEYWLRLTAVYEISFLDEPMTIKRAGHGDQLSEKYGQIEIFRIRGLKDLVDQTFFTVDLQKLAARELSRKCSVYGRGCMKRDKEEEGQEYLDMAGYYEIIATSPSSLS
- a CDS encoding cation diffusion facilitator family transporter yields the protein MTEKKILYISLAATLFFALFGTTWGLYTNSGMIIFDGIYSFISLGLTSLSLVVLKEIHNHKDDEHFPFGKAHFEPLLIIFKSVMLMGMCLISSVNALSDILEGGRLVDPGLALIYAVINTLGCIAVAIKIRTVNRNINSGLLDAEYNQWLGDTLLSLGVLLGFGISYISLGTGYSWISPYADPALVLLMSGIFIAFPIKSFISAFREFLYIEADDEHRKPIQSEAERIACELQAEYKLRMVVVGREISIELNFLVKDKILKVRKMDEIRRRLEKAALTIREQHWINVNFTELKEWL